One window from the genome of Musa acuminata AAA Group cultivar baxijiao chromosome BXJ1-4, Cavendish_Baxijiao_AAA, whole genome shotgun sequence encodes:
- the LOC135651807 gene encoding UDP-xylose transporter 1-like — MSEGTTGFQLGVIGSLALSVASSVSIVICNKALISSLGFPFASTLTSWHLMMTFCTLHVAQRFHFFDPKSIDARTVVLFGLLNGTSIGFLNLSLGFNSIGFYQMTKLAIIPFTVLLETVFLKKNFSKGIKLSLLVLLIGVGIASVTDLKLNLLGSILSGLAIATTCVGQIMTNTIQRRLKVSSTQLLYQSSPYQAAILFVAGPFVDQLLTKRSVFAYSYSLLVLGFIILSCLIAVSVNFSTFLVIGTTSPVTYQVLGHLKTCLVLSFGYIILHDPFTSRNIMGILVAMFGMGLYSYFSVKESKKKSANDVLPISQMTHKETTPLLTTRTNDKEGNESKKVNGVPTAAKDSE, encoded by the exons ATGTCGGAGGGTACTACCGGCTTTCAGCTTGGCGTGATCGGGTCGCTGGCTCTCTCTGTTGCATCTTCCGTTTCAATCGTCATATGCAACAAAGCTCTCATCAGCTCGCTTGGCTTCCCTTTTG CCTCGACCCTGACAAGCTGGCATCTAATGATGACCTTCTGCACGCTGCATGTGGCGCAGCGTTTCCACTTCTTCGACCCAAAATCTATCGACGCAAGGACCGTTGTCCTCTTTGGGCTTCTCAATGGCACGTCCATTGGCTTCCTCAACCTTAGCCTTGGTTTCAACTCCATTGGATTCTATCAG ATGACGAAGCTTGCCATCATACCTTTCACGGTGCTGCTGGAGACCGTCTTCCTGAAGAAAAATTTCAG CAAGGGTATCAAGCTCTCTCTGCTTGTGTTGCTCATTGGAGTTGGCATTGCATCTGTTACGGATCTGAAGCTAAATCTACTTGGCTCCATTCTCTCTGGTCTTGCTATTGCTACTACATGCGTTGGCCAAATT ATGACGAACACAATTCAGAGGAGGTTGAAAGTTTCATCTACACAGCTTCTGTACCAGTCATCACCGTATCAGGCGGCTATACTATTTGTTGCCGGCCCATTTGTGGACCAGTTGCTCACCAAGCGAAGTGTGTTTGCCTATAGCTACTCCCTTCTGGTTCTG GGATTTATCATCCTATCCTGTTTGATCGCGGTGTCCGTGAACTTCAGCACATTTCTGGTTATTGGGACAACATCACCGGTGACATATCAAGTTCTTGGCCACCTCAAGACATGCCTTGTTCTTTCATTTGGCTACATTATATTGCATGACCCTTTCACTTCCAGGAACATTATGGGAATCCTGGTTGCCATGTTTGGAATGGGTCTTTATTCATACTTTTCTGTGAAAGAGAGCAAGAAAAAATCAGCAAATGACGTTTTGCCCATTTCCCAG ATGACACACAAGGAGACGACGCCACTATTGACAACCAGAACCAATGACAAGGAAGGCAACGAGAGCAAGAAAGTGAATGGAGTACCTACAGCTGCCAAGGACTCCGAGTAG